One stretch of Cryptococcus neoformans var. neoformans B-3501A chromosome 5, whole genome shotgun sequence DNA includes these proteins:
- a CDS encoding hypothetical protein (HMMPfam hit to HMG_box, HMG (high mobility group) box, score: 80.6, E(): 3.9e-21), with protein sequence MSAPSWEEMEAKRIEMIQSLREVSSAMTRCVHVIEEYTSLSPVNLSKPDLLQPLTAGGPLAVALASGLADAGVGGTGKKERKKKEKKIRDPNAPKRPPSAYILFQNEVRDDIRTSNPGMPYKDVLQIISQRWKELPDSEKKIFEDAYAAAHNNFRAEEQAYAKKDAVEVDPVLMESSDDSSDDDSSEGGSTPAAPIPAPTLAAAEKNKKDKKRKTKEEEAAVNAVLGENKDKKKKKKSKD encoded by the exons ATGTCTGCTCCTAGctgggaagaaatggaagccAAGCGAATCGAG ATGATCCAGTCTCTTCGCGAAGTCTCTTCTGCCATGACGCGCTGCGTCCATGTCATTGAAGAGTACacctccctctctcccgtcaatctctccaagcctgATCTCCTCCAACCTCTTACTGCCGGTGGCCCTCTTGCCGTCGCTCTTGCCTCTGGATTGGCTGATGCCGGTGTCGGAGGTACTGGTAAGAAGGAGCgtaagaagaaggaaaagaagatcaGGGACCCCAACGCCCCCAAGAGGCCTCCTAGTGCCTACATCTTGTTCCAGAACGAAGTTCGTGATGACATTAGGACCTCAAACCCTGGAATGCCTTACAAGGATGTGTTGCAAATAATCTCTCAGAGGTGGAAAGAGTTGCCTGAtagcgagaagaag ATTTTCGAGGACGCCTATGCCGCCGCGCACAACAACTTCCGAGCTGAAGAGCAGGCCTATGCCAAGAAGGATGCCGTCGAGGTGGACCCTGTTCTTATGGAATCTTCCGACGACTCTTCTGACGATGACTCCTCCGAAGGGGGCTCT ACTCCCGCTGCTCCTATCCCTGCTCCTACTCTTGCGGCCGCTGAGAAGAAtaaaaaggacaagaagaggaagaccaaggaggaggaagctgcTGTGAACGCCGTGCTGGGTGAGaacaaagacaagaag aagaagaagaagagcaaggacTAA
- a CDS encoding hypothetical protein (Match to EST gb|CF194378.1|CF194378): protein MALRFRNATPGTILCLAATILLAIVSFNTPLLKSLYFLSATFSSGSYEGTMQLGTLGFCVTLNDATNCTGPTVGYEFDPNTVFGISSFDIPEAITKYLTYVLILHVVALGFAAIAMIVAIFAHSPTFPLMCLSIWMAGIASTITLIALIFDLAMFYIAKSRIDSVDGASAEIGISVWLTLAAWLVLAIGGCFFGIGNCCGSCREERETGDPRRKYDKDDREEEDYKMRMMAIDNERRRKQAQEQDLPSFQELSPLKDEEEDKYLIEPQRDQQDLARNGSVVQGVGVGYGRRNNRTPVNEYSQQPGAFAWGQPRGYQTLQNIQAPPRAARRLSDATSAGDFVGIGAGGAGVDVPPVPPLTQHQSSQQGYGQGYYGENQYNEQPGQYGQSYAEQNQYGNNQNYNDPYASQQQQTPYDPYTQTTYNNEPYTSSNISTYSATPAPVAMPTPAPTRSPPQSVPITQPMQSSNPNPYNYATVGSSESYDPGPRVTQADPYDAYDDGLGAIGMAATSGMGRHARDYTGQTFASSSSYPPQQQAQGSSGSRGIQEPRPRHLVNQNNSSLLASPVSTTSPIDHTRNEIIGQPMMIPSGSGFGSTNAAAGGYADDLLDVNGSSNRPPSYSAGDYAVQNTAVPEKSSYN from the exons ATGGCTCTTCGTTTCCGAAATGCCACACCAGGTACAATCCTCTGCCTTGCAGCAACCATCCTGCTCGCAATTGTCTCCTTCAACACTCCTTTACTCAAGAGCCTCTACTTTTTGTCGGCGACATTCTCATCAGGATCGTATGAAGGGACGATGCAGTTGGGAACACTCGGATTCTGTGTGACATTAAATGATGCCACAAATTGTACTGGTCCGACAGTTGGGTATGAGTTTG ATCCCAACACTGTTTTCGgcatctcctcttttgACATCCCTGAAGCAATCACCAAATATCTCACTTACGTTCTCATCCTTCACGTTGTCGCTCTCGGTTTCGCCGCTATTGCCATGATCGTTGCCATTTTCGCCCATTCGCCTACTTTTCCCCTCATGTGTCTCTCAATCTGGATGGCTGGGATCGCCTCGACTATTACCCTTATTGCCCTTATATTTGATCTCGCAATGTTCTACATTGCCAAGTCAAGGATAGACAGTGTGGACGGAGCGTCGGCGGAGATCGGAATATCAGTGTGGTTAACGCTAGCCGCATGGCTAGTATTGGCAATTGGTGGATGTTTCTTCGGTATCGGCAACTGCTGCGGTTCTTGCCgagaagagcgagagaCTGGAGACCCTCGAAGGAAATATGACAAAGATGAtagggaggaagaagattacAAGATGCGGATGATGGCCATTGACAATGAACGGCGGAGAAAGCAAGCCCAAGAGCAAGATCTTCCTAGTTTCCAGGAACTTTCGCCCCTcaaagacgaggaggaagacaaaTATCTTATTGAACCCCAGCGAGATCAACAAGATTTGGCGAGGAATGGGAGTGTGGTACAAGGTGTAGGAGTTGGGtatgggaggaggaacaaCAGAACACCGGTCAACGAATACTCGCAGCAACCAGGCGCATTTGCATGGGGTCAGCCTAGAGGGTATCAGACCCTGCAGAACATCCAAGCGCCCCCAAGGGCCGCTAGAAGATTATCAGATGCAACTAGCGCAGGAGACTTTGTTGGTATCGGAGCTGGAGGAGCAGGTGTTGATGTTCCGCCCGTGCCCCCTTTAACCCAGCACCAGTCATCGCAACAAGGTTATGGTCAAGGTTATTATGGTGAGAATCAGTATAATGAGCAGCCCGGACAGTACGGACAAAGCTACGCGGAGCAAAATCAGTATGGAAACAATCAAA ACTATAACGACCCCTACGCCtctcaacagcaacaaaCCCCTTACGATCCCTATACCCAAACGACCTACAACAATGAACCTTATACCTCTTCCAACATCTCCACGTATTCTGCTACTCCCGCGCCTGTGGCAATGCCTACCCCAGCACCTACACGATCCCCTCCTCAGTCAGTTCCTATCACCCAACCAATGCAATCTTCAAATCCCAACCCTTACAATTACGCCACCGTAGGATCATCAGAATCGTATGATCCAGGACCTCGTGTGACCCAAGCAGACCCTTATGACGCTTACGATGATGGGCTTGGAGCTATCGGGATGGCTGCTACGTCCGGTATGGGCAGGCATGCGCGAGACTATACCGGACAGACGTTTGCGTCTAGTTCTAGTTATCCACCGCAGCAGCAAGCACAAGGTTCATCAGGAAGTAGAGGGATCCAAGAACCTCGACCGCGACATCTGGTGAACCAGAATAATTCTTCTCTCTTGGCTTCCCCCGTCTCAACGACGTCGCCGATCGATCATACGAGAAATGAAATCATCGGGCAACCTATGATGATACCGAGCGGTAGCGGGTTTGGAAGTACGAATGCAGCAGCAGGGGGGTATGCGGATGATTTGTTGGATGTGAATGGGTCCAGTAATAGGCCGCCAAGTTATTCGGCTGGTGATTATGCGGTGCAAAATACGGCTGTGCCGGAGAAGAGCTCGTACAATTGA
- a CDS encoding hypothetical protein (Match to ESTs gb|CF191688.1|CF191688, gb|CF188660.1|CF188660, gb|CF188407.1|CF188407; HMMPfam hit to Clat_adaptor_s, Clathrin adaptor complex small chain, score: 259.8, E(): 4.6e-75), with product MLNYVMLVSRQGKVRLAKWFQTLPTKTKNKIVKDVTQLVLARRTRMCNFLEYKDTKVIYRRYASLFFITSISPGDNELITLEIIHRYVEVLDRYFGNVCELDLIFNFQKAYAVLDELIIAGEIQESSKKTVLKIVAQSDAIEEAEVAEDSLARLGSLARGGQVG from the exons ATGCTCAACTATGTCATGCTCGTCTCTCGACAGG GAAAAGTAAGACTTGCAAAATGGTTCCAAACCCTTCCAACCAAGACGAAGAATAAGATTGTAAAGGATGTCACTCAGCTTGTACTTGCTAGGCGAACGAGAATGTGCAACTTTTTGGAATACAAAG ACACCAAAGTTATCTACAGACGTTATGCGAGCttattcttcatcacttcTATTTCACCGGGTGATAACGAGTTGATTACTTTGGAAATTATACATCGTTACGTGGAAGTCTTGGATCGATATTTCGGTAAT GTGTGTGAATTGGATTTAATCTTCAACTTTCAGAAAGCCTATGCCGTCCTTGACGAGCTTATCATTGCTGGAGAAATACAAGAATCGTCCAAGAAAACTGTACTCAAAATT GTTGCGCAATCTGATGCTATTGAAGAGG CTGAAGTAGCTGAAGACTCATTGGCGCGATTGGGTAGCTTGGCAAGAGGCGGGCAAGTTGGATAG
- a CDS encoding hypothetical protein (Match to ESTs gb|CF191688.1|CF191688, gb|CF188660.1|CF188660, gb|CF188407.1|CF188407; HMMPfam hit to Clat_adaptor_s, Clathrin adaptor complex small chain, score: 259.8, E(): 4.6e-75): protein MLNYVMLVSRQGKVRLAKWFQTLPTKTKNKIVKDVTQLVLARRTRMCNFLEYKDTKVIYRRYASLFFITSISPGDNELITLEIIHRYVEVLDRYFGNVCELDLIFNFQKAYAVLDELIIAGEIQESSKKTVLKIVAQSDAIEEGESLRESMKQSGLSF, encoded by the exons ATGCTCAACTATGTCATGCTCGTCTCTCGACAGG GAAAAGTAAGACTTGCAAAATGGTTCCAAACCCTTCCAACCAAGACGAAGAATAAGATTGTAAAGGATGTCACTCAGCTTGTACTTGCTAGGCGAACGAGAATGTGCAACTTTTTGGAATACAAAG ACACCAAAGTTATCTACAGACGTTATGCGAGCttattcttcatcacttcTATTTCACCGGGTGATAACGAGTTGATTACTTTGGAAATTATACATCGTTACGTGGAAGTCTTGGATCGATATTTCGGTAAT GTGTGTGAATTGGATTTAATCTTCAACTTTCAGAAAGCCTATGCCGTCCTTGACGAGCTTATCATTGCTGGAGAAATACAAGAATCGTCCAAGAAAACTGTACTCAAAATT GTTGCGCAATCTGATGCTATTGAAGAGGGTGAGTCGTTGCGCGAGAGTATGAAGCAAAGTGGTTTGTCGTTTTGA
- a CDS encoding hypothetical protein (HMMPfam hit to Clp1, Pre-mRNA cleavage complex II protein Clp1, score: 9.1, E(): 6.6e-15) — translation MAEQQTTELTNIDLEAGSEWRFELEADENIALRTLSSDPVFINSQELTPSAWYPIYRHTKSALYAPTSARIQVTNLPASHYTSTSTVQPQLLNLHLAMERQRILSKRGMEQRGPRVMIMGPQSSGKTTVMKNLVNLALGTGMGWTPGAIGLDPSSPPNLIPGSLSISTPSHPIPTHHLAHPLGSPPASTAANTISGDVETASWWLGALEPTNKNAEVWRVLVEHMAEAWGMRCEKDKIANISGLFLDTPAAFTVPTLGTKKDDPKARYTLVSHAIQAFDIDTIIVIGHEKLHIDLSRLPLVQSRQLNVIRIPKSGGAVDLDDHDRETAHIFQVRTYFYGEPPLPPQISSLVGKMVSLDFELSPYSFQIPWSRLVVLRVGEENSAPSSALPLGSSKILSPLRLTRVDPSGPGHVVRLLNRVLALVDVKPEDRIVPAKESEVKEEVKEEKNEKDGEIKQDGEGEKKGEGKGEGEGEGEGKYGEEEGEAEGEDDEEEVPFREEIGTREVMGFIVITAIDTFARKYTVLSPTPGRLPTTVAIAGAIEWVDSA, via the exons ATGGCCGAACAACAAACTACTGAACTCACAAATATCGACCTCGAAGCCGGATCAGAATGGAGATTTGAACTCGAAGCGGATGAAAACATTGCCCTTAGA ACTCTCTCTTCCGATCCAGTATTCATCAACTCTCAAGAGCTTACTCCTTCGGCATGGTATCCGATCTACCGACACACAAAATCCGCCCTCTATGCCCCGACTTCTGCCAGAATACAGGTGACAAACCTCCCGGCATCCCATTAtacatccacatccaccgTCCAGCCCCAGCTATTGAACCTTCATCTGGCAATGGAGCGCCAGCGAATACTGTCCAAGAGAGGAATGGAACAGAGGGGGCCTCGAGTAATGATCATGGGCCCTCAAAGTTCAGGAAAGACAACGGTCATGAAGAACTTGGTCAATTTAGCTTTAGGGACCGGTATGGGCTGGACACCTGGTGCGATTGGTCTAGATCCGTCAAGT CCTCCTAATCTTATCCCGGGAAGTTTGTCCATCTCCACACCATCACATCCGATCCCCACCCATCATTTGGCTCATCCCTTGGGCTCACCGCCCGCTTCTACTGCGGCCAATACTATCTCCGGGGATGTAGAAACAGCTAGCTGGTGGCTTGGAGCTCTTGAACCAACAAACAAGAATGCTGAAGTATGGCGGGTTCTGGTTGAGCACATGGCAGAAGCTTGGGGAATGAGATGcgaaaaggacaagatTG CAAACATCTCTGGCCTCTTCCTCGATACTCCTGCGGCATTCACTGTCCCCACTCTCGGCACCAAGAAAGACGACCCTAAAGCTCGATATACTTTGGTAAGCCACGCTATCCAGGCATTTGATATCGACACTATCATCGTCATTGGCCACGAAAAGTTACACATTGATCTCTcccgtcttcctcttgtaCAATCACGCCAACTCAACGTAATCCGTATCCCTAAATCAGGCGGCGCCGTCGACCTTGATGACCATGATCGCGAGACCGCTCATATCTTCCAAGTCCGAACCTACTTTTATGGCGAACCCCCTCTGCCGCCACAAATCTCCAGCCTGGTAGGGAAAATGGTGTCTCTCGATTTCGAATTATCACCATACTCGTTCCAGATTCCGTGGAGCAGGCTTGTCGTCCTCCGTGTCGGAGAAGAAAACTCGGCCCCGTCGTCAGCCTTGCCCCTTGGTTCCAGCAAGATACTTTCCCCTTTAAGATTGACGAGAGTGGATCCCAGTGGACCTGGACATGTGGTGCGACTGTTGAATAGAGTCTTGGCATTGGTGGACGTCAAGCCTGAGGATAGGATTGTGCCGGCGAAGGAATCAGAAGTAAAGGAGgaagtgaaggaagaaaagaacgagaaggatggggaaaTTAAGCaagatggtgaaggagagaagaaaggggaagggaagggtgagggcgagggcgagggtgaaggaaaatatggcgaggaagaaggtgaagctgaaggtgaggacgacgaggaagaagtacCGTTCAGGGAAGAGATTGGTACAAGGGAAGTGATGGGTTTCATCGTCAT CACTGCCATAGATACATTCGCTCGCAAGTATACTGTGCTATCACCGACGCCAGGTCGTTTGCCAACTACCGTCGCCATCGCTGGTGCTATCGAATGGGTTGACTCTGCTTAA